The proteins below come from a single Phocoena sinus isolate mPhoSin1 chromosome 2, mPhoSin1.pri, whole genome shotgun sequence genomic window:
- the LOC116746453 gene encoding 60S ribosomal protein L17-like, giving the protein MVRYSLDPENPTKSCKSRGSNLRVHFKNTRETAQAIKGMHIRKATKYLKDVTLKKQCVPFRRYNGGVGRCAQAKQWGWTQGRWPKKSAEFLLHMLKNAESNAELKGLDVDSLVLEHIQVNKAPKMRRRTYRAHGRINPYMSSPCHIEMILTEKEQIVPKPEEEVAQKKKISQKKLKKQKLMARE; this is encoded by the coding sequence ATGGTTCGCTATTCACTTGACCCAGAAAATCCCACAAAATCATGCAAGTCGAGAGGTTCAAATCTTCGTGTTCACTTTAAGAACACTCGTGAAACAGCGCAGGCCATTAAGGGTATGCATATCCGAAAAGCTACTAAGTATCTGAAGGATGTCACTTTAAAGAAGCAGTGTGTGCCATTCCGTCGCTACAATGGTGGAGTTGGTAGGTGTGCCCAGGCCAAACAGTGGGGCTGGACGCAGGGTCGGTGGCCCAAAAAAAGTGCTGAATTTTTACTGCATATGCTCAAAAATGCAGAGAGTAATGCTGAACTTAAGGGCTTAGATGTAGATTCTCTGGTCCTTGAGCACATCCAGGTGAACAAAGCCCCCAAGATGCGGCGCAGGACTTACAGAGCTCATGGTCGGATCAACCCATACATGAGCTCTCCGTGCCACATTGAGATGATCcttactgaaaaagaacagattgttcctaaaccagaagaggaggttgcccagaagaaaaagatatcccagaagaaattgaagaaacaaaaacttatggcCCGGGAATAA